A window of Phoenix dactylifera cultivar Barhee BC4 unplaced genomic scaffold, palm_55x_up_171113_PBpolish2nd_filt_p 000432F, whole genome shotgun sequence genomic DNA:
CACTGCACCCGGGACCCCTGCTTGAGCTCCATCTCTCCCATATTGTGTCAACTACTCAATCCAAAGGCCTAATTGTCTAGGGCCTTATTAGCATGTGAAGTCTTTAACTTAAATGCTTTCTTACTAGGACAATTTTGTGCTGAAGTTCATCACTCTTCATGGAGAATTTAAGGGGTTTGGATTACCAAAATCATTCTCATGTTGTGCGGCTTTTTATATGTACATCTTCTTTGTATACAGTTTTTTAAATGAAGGTgtgaatataaatatataatgttATGCATATATGCTTAAATGTATAACAGCATCTCTCATTTTCAAATGTACtgtcaatctctttattgatatGCATATTGATAAAATTTCACACTCATGCAGCCTTGGTATCTCTCTCCAGTGTTCCCTGCCGAGGTATCCGTTCCAGTTTCAATGGCATGTCCTTGCAGCTTCCTCCTCCTAAGCGGACTCAGAACGTAGGAAGCTCTCACTTGTCTAGTCCAATAACAATGATGGTCAAGCCAGCAATCCAGTTCATTCAAGGAACTAATGAACAGACAGTACCTGATGTGAGACTAACCAAATCCCGAGATGGTACAAATGGTGTTGCAACTTTCATTTTTGAACAACCTTCTGTCTTTGACTCTTCTGGCGAACTTGGTGACATCACCGGGTTTTACATGATTGATGAGGAAGGTGTGCTACAGTCAGTTGATGTGAATGCCAAGTTTGTAAATGGAAAACCTGCAACAAtagaagccaaatatatcatgaGGAACCCACAGGAATGGGACAGATTCATGAGGTTTATGGAGAGGTACTCTCAGGCAAATGGTTTGCAATTCATCAAAAAATGAGGCAGTGTGTATCCTTTAGTCTGTCCTCTGTGTCTCCCCTACTGGTGATCTTAATATAATTGTATCTTTAAATATGCAAAATTTTGTTCACTGTTGCCGATGGTTTTCATCATAATATGTTCCTTTGTATTTCAAGTTGTAGTGCCCATGTTCTTGCTATTTAAATTACATGGTGAAAGACAAGATTTTTCTGTTCGTGACGTGAGTTTGATCGCTCTTTGCTGAAACTTTTTTATGATATGAGGGATTTCTTTTCCTATTTCATATTCCAGATGAATTGACAACTTTTGTTGATTATGGCTATAATTCTTCTTATGTAAGACCTTAGAAATGTGACAAAGCGAACTGTGCTTACACAGTTGCTAACATGACAATGCTAATGTATTCATTTTACATTACCAGTATTAGACTTAAGTTCTGTGCTGTGGACACAAATAAGTACATGTCCACTAGTGGTCTGTGAATGCAGGAACAATAGCATGCATGAGGACATACATGCACTTGCATATGTATAGAATGCACCTGAACATCCATAATACTTGGTCAGGatgtctctggcttcgaagtttCAGTATCAGTCAAAACCACTGATTTCAATCAGACTGGTGGAACTTTCAGTTTTCAAGAGTATGTATATACATTAATTCTTCAACTTTTAGCAGTTCATAGTTTTCCAAATTTGGTCGACTGTATGAATCTTCTAGGGTTCCTCTTTTGTCTAATTTATGTTAACTTGAATtaagaatttgattttctttagaTCATAGGTTTTGGTTATATTGAGTCATGGCTTGCTATGTAAGAaacataaaagagaaaaaaatatatattttgaatgTTATAGCAGATTATAGAGTTCAGGCATTTGACTATATTCACATTGTACCAGTTTGTTTGTGGGGATCTCATTTCGTTCCACTTGATGGATCCTGCAAGCTAGTTTACCTGCTTGATCCCCAGTTTTCCTTCTGGTATTTATCTGTATTTCCAAATTTCGATGTTATTACATTCTGCATTCTATTTCAAATGGAATCttcttcaaaaatagttttagtCTAGTCTTGGCTATTTATATCTCCTTGCTAAAGAATTGATTCACTTTTGATAAGCTGGAAAGCAGTTATTACTGGCAGTAGAAATCAATGAATTAGCTTAAAATTCAACATGGAATTTTATCAATACTCGATAAGTGAACTCTTGGTGACAACTAACTAATAAGGCACGCATGTACCAAAAACTATTAAGGCACGTAGATTATCCTTATGCTGTTCACTTGGAAGGGTACAAGGATTGAGCCACATGCCTCCTTCAGATATTACAGTTATTCTCACATGTTTAACACGGAGGGGAGGATGATATTAAATATTAAAACCACTGAAACTATTTCACCATAAGATCAAGAGtagctaagatttttttttttttttggtaatcaTCTACACACTTATTCAGACTGTAAAAGAAGACTTTTCAAATGTACAagcttctaaatttttttcatcCTCCTTCTGTTTTATTTTGTTCTCAAGCTTTAGAGATTGTCCTTCACATTTATACAACATTTTgtaaatttcttgaaaattaaGGTTCATcaagctctttgattggatttcTCTGTTAACTTCACCACTTCACCCAATTCTAGCCTGTCAATACCCAATCATTAACTACTTTGATCACAACTGCTCATCTTGATGGAATTTGATTTGTTTGTCGCATGCATTGCTCATGCCCAACACTTGAAATCTTTTTGCAGGCAGTATCTTTAAGTTCTTTGTCCTTATACTGACTGAATATTCAACATCCAAAAGTCAACAGGaggctcaaatgcaacaataAAAAGGAATCTTATTATTATACTTGAGCTATGTGTAGTTAAATAGATGACCATAGCTCCTTACATGCTATAAAACTTGATTCAAGGACAATTCTCTTCTTTATCACTAATAAAGAAGTTTCATCCTGTTTCCTACACTTCTAAAATCATCTATGAAACAACCTCTTGAGAGTAAGAAGCTATCCTACTCCTATGCCCAAGTCACTGATATTGGGCTTCTCACCTTGTATTGGGACTTTCTGCTATGCACCCATGTCAGATGCCCTTCTGTGAATCTTGTCCCTTTCACTGTTCTTCTACCTGACTGGAACCAAACCGTATAGCTTCTCCTTTCATTTATTTCTCTGAATGTTAAGGTCTTTGGCTTCACTCTCACCCTCACTCCTTGCAGTGCAGTCACTTGTACCGAGTACATCGAATTTGGGGCGCCAACATTGGTAAGTGCCCTCTGAATCATAACTGATGTTCTCCCTTGCCTGAAAGTTACTGAGATTGAGGGGTAGTTAAGACTGAATTGTTTGTTCTGGTGCAGGACCTCACGGCAGCTGGTGTTTCTGTGAGTAATGGTAAAGATCTCCGGCCAAGTGTATCCAAGAGTACAAAGATGGGCGATGTAGTCATCTGGTTTGATGTCGTAAATCAGCCCTGGATCGACTGCTCTTGTCGGGTTGACATGCCCGGCACCGGTAGAAAAGACTCCAGCTCGCTCTTTGCCATCCATTATGGGCTTCCCGAAATGGTCTCCAATGTCGGCGGTCGTCATGATAGCCGACCGAACTGCAGCCGGGCTCCAGGATGGGTGCATTGTGTGGACAAGAGCTACGATTCCACTGACATGGGGGCATGCCATGGATGTCCCTGACAGGACACTGAAATTAGACCTCCGGCGATCTTCTTGCAGGGCCGAGGGACCAAGATTTGCAGGCCATGCTGCAATGATGTTCACCCCTGGAGCAATGATGTCTGGTTTAAGGATCGAGGGGTTTGTCAGGCTCGGCCCTCGTGACGAGAACAAGGCGACCGCCGGTGCCCTTGATCGTCGGATTCTTGTTCCTCCATAGATTAGTCGAGCCACCGGGTGCCTTGTCGAGTTGATGTAGCTCTTCAATCTTATGGACTCTTGGTAGCCTATCAATGTCGCAGGCAGAACATGGACATCAACAGAATCCTCCTCCTGGTTGATCTCGGTGTTGGCCAGGACCATGGCAGCTCCACCTGCTTCCCTCACAGCCTCGCCCTTCTCGGCTCTGCCGCTGATCCCTCGGTTGCAGACCACCATCTTCCCACCAATGCTGGATTTTGAAAGAGATCCCTTCAGACACAATTCAGCTCCATTCCTCCCACCAGTCTCGTAGACCAGCTCCAGCTGCTTGCCGCCTTTTTTCAAAAATCGGTTGCCCGGGTACATGGACTCGCCGTAGAGGATCTGACCGTCGCCCATCCGAACAAAGGCCGGGAACCTCCGGTCGAGCGTGCTTGCACCGACTGTGGTGATCCATGGGGCTTCATTGGCAACCGAGCTCGGCACAGGGCCATTGTTTCCGGCGGCGCAGATGACAGCGACGCCCTTCTCCATGGCCCTGAAGCTACCGATCGCGATGCTGTCCTCGAAGAGTGGGATTGGGAAGCCaccgagggagagggagaggacatCAACTCCATCTCGGATGGCATCATCCATCCCTCCAAGGATGTCGGAGCTGTAGCACCCGTTAAACCAGCAGACCTTGTAGACGGCAATGTGGGCACCAGGGGCCATCCCTCGTGCCTCGCCGGCTCCAACGCCGAGAACACCGGCGCCAGGAACCAGTGCCCCGGCTGCAGTCGACGCCGTGTGGGTACCATGCCCATGCGCATCTCTTGGGGACATATACTCTAACAAGGACGCCGCTGCCGGCTTCTCCGGCATGTTGGCACGATGACCTTTGGAGTAGAACCGGGCGCCGATGAGCTTTCGGTTGCAGTTGGAGGAATTGAAGCTCTCTCCTTCTTGGCAGGCACCCCTCCACCGGCGAGGCACGGGTGGCATCCGGCGGTCACCGAAGCTGGGGCTCTCAGGCCAGACACCGGTGTCGAGCACTCCGATAATGGTACCCTTACCGAATCCAGACCGAGCCCAAGCTCCACCTGGTGCAAAGTTCAGCCCCAAGAACTTGTAGGAGTAGGTGGTATGCAGCTCGAGCCGGTGGTCGGGACGGACCGAGACGACACCGGGCAATGCTCGCAAGGCCGCCGCTTCATCGTCGGCGAGGCGAGCTGAGAAGCCTTCGAGCGCAGTGTGGTACGAGTAGAGGAGCCGAGAGGAAGGGTCCTCTTCCTCCAAGAGCACGGCTTTCTCCAGGAAGGAGACGTGCCAATGGAGCTTGGTTTGGAAAAGGCTACCAACCATGTCATGTGGATAGAGTTGGACAATGTAAGTTTGGAAGTTTTGAGCATGGAGAAGAGGAGCCAAGCACCAGAAGAAGCACAACGACAGCAAGAGGTCAAGGTGGTGATTGGGTGCCATGGCGGAGTAGTGCTTGTTGGGTACTTCATGCTCTCCAGCTCCAGTGGGGTGTGGGGGTATTTGAAGAGGGGATGGAGGGGTTTGAAAATGGGAGGCATTGCTGAAGGAGAGGTAAAACTCGTGAGCGTAGAGGGCTCTCCTTGTCTCACGGGGAAGGGTGAGGGAGGGGAGCCTGAGGGGAGGGAGCTGAGATGTCTCACGAGATCCTTTGGTGAGATTTATTTCTGGGCTAAACGGGAAGCCAACAGAGAGGGGGCTCGGTGGTGTTTGTCACAAGAGACTAGGATTCAGAAGTCGAACACTATGTCCATCTTTTAGTGTTTATGGATTTTGATGTGGGAGTGGGTGGGGGGACAGAACCTCCTTTTGGAGTGCAAAGGAACTGGGAAGATGAATTGAATGAGGGGAGAAAAGGCTCCCTCTTAAATGCTGCTTCCTCATTCAATGCTGCTTGAGGGGCTCCCTTGCAATTCATTTGAGCAGCTCTGCATTGGGTCTAACCTTGGCTCTATTGCAATTAATTCGAGAAGCTTTGCCTTGGGTGCAAACCTGGCAATCTCCTGATaaagtttttcttcttttttcaactaataatataataaattataataaatagaaagaTTTAATGGCCAAATTTTCGTGGCACATTAGACAATAAAATTTAATGATGGCCAATACATTAATACTAACATTCATATATAACAAGCCgaatcttatatatatatatatatatatatatatatatatatatatatatatatatatataaagagagagagagagagagagagagagagagagagagagataatagATTAAAATTCTCTTAATCGGATCCACTTTTTGTGGATATTGTTGCTGGTTGTAATACTTGGTGaggcttaaaaaaaataatgaggcATGACATATGAGTAGAGGCCTATTTCAAATATTGACAGGATTTTCTCAGCAAGAGGAATGCATGTTATACTTGGTTGTAATGCACATATGGGATTAGCTAGGAATGTTCGTCTACCTCATCAGACCACTCCACAACCTCAGGTTGCTGGGTACCTGGGCAATGTAAATCTATTGCTTATGGgactaaaattttattttataagaaaTTCTGGGAGTATCAAAATTCTTGAAGGATGACACCAGTCAAGATTCGATCTCTCGCTTCATGCTTCCTTTTCATAGACTCTATCAAGGGATTTTGGTTTGGCACCTGGTTGCAGAACTCTAATGATGTTGTAATTTTTGATGAGTATGAGTTCCCGGTGAATGATGGACTGATGATCTTTATGGTTAATACAAAGGATGATGATGGCAATCATCTCATTCTGACATGAAGTATGTAAGTCTGCTCTGCTATTTGGTAAAGTAAAAGATCTTCTTCCACAACAAAATCAAATTTGTTGGTCATAAAGTAACAAAGATTAAGCTTGATCAAGCTTGGGACTGATCAGCTCATtctgaaattaattttgagcTTAAGTTTCGACATGAAGCTCGGTTCGTTTATTATTTGATCAAGTTAactaaatctaatttcaaatggagCCCAATATTAGCCTATTTCAATTGGCTTAATAATGTTGAAACCAAGTCAAAATCAATCAAAGTTTTATAAACTAACCGAGTGCTTGCTAGGATGGTATCTCCCTTGTCACTTTAGTAAAGGTTGGGTGTTCAATTCCAGTTGGAGTCAGCCTTCAAAGGCTAGGTTGGTATGGGGTAAAAAGATGGAGATTCTCGTCTCAAGAAAACTAAAGTTATTTAAATTTGAATTGAAACTTGAATTAAAGCTTAATTTAATTCTAAAAAGTTTAAGCAAGCACGTAGTCAAAATGCTGGCCTCACCTCAAATGTCTCAAACACCAGTCCTCGATTCATTTCAATGACCGAGTGCATAGGTATTTGTATGATACTTTCGAGCTTTATCGAGTCTAATAGAGTTGGTTTTCCCTCAAGCACGAAATGAAATTAAATTCAAGCTTAAGAACCAAGTGCAAGCTTGGGTGAATGTACCTAAAACCAAAGCTTGACTAGGCTTTTAATTAAATGTTCTTGAGCCAAACTCAAGCTATTTGGATCAATTGACAACCATTGTGGCATCTATGGAATTCTGGATGTACTACAATGAACATTGTTGAGAACCTATTGCACAGCATGGCATGACTCATTAACATGATTTTTTGGAAAGAGGAGTTCAAATTTGGTCTTCCCAACCTATAGGTTGGATTAAGGTTTTTCTAAAGTTAGGTTAGTCCATAACTACTTTGAGTTTGGTTTAGCCTTGAACTCATAAACTTAATTACATATCATGCAGCAAGTTTGAGCCGATCCAATTGGACCTTTATATTTTTGTAGCAATGTAGGACTTTTACAAATGACTagttagaaaatattatttggatttcttggccCTTATATGTACCTAAAACTTCTTTAGCACATGATTAAtttaggactaaacacatgctagCACGAGCTCTTACATACTCCCTCCTTTAAGCCCTGGTATCTTTGTCAGGTTAAGAGCCCAAATCACATCAAACCCAATCATAAATGCCAAGATTAGCCCATGATAATCCCTAAAAAGGCTCATGTTGTAATATTTCTTAGTCCACTTGGGCTATGGAATGTATCtactttaatatttttataatgacATAGCTCTTCATCTGAATATACCAGCTGGGaaatattatttaggttcttcaaccttgtataagtatccaagattttcTTAATACATAATTAATATAAGACTAAACACGCTCTATCATGGGCCTTCACAATTTCTCTGCTAAAACCAATAGAATTCCCCCTTTTTGATTTATAATCCAAAAGATTCCCATGGTTTCAATTATGCTTTGTTCACTCTAAATTCCTTTTTTTGTTTACAACCATTGTTCTAAAACAAAGTAAAAGTCATTCCAGGTTGCTCCATACTAGTTCTTAAACTTCAACCCTTGACAAAAGAATATGAAACATGAACTAGTTGGAGAGAGGTATGAGAGGTGCCTATTGCTCCTCCATTTTTCGTATTTTTTTTATGGTACAAATAAGTAAAGTTAAAAGAAAACTATCCAAACAACTACATCAGAAGATTATAGTCTGAAGGAGAAAAGCCCAAAAGCATTTACAACCAAGTATCCTGCAagttcaaaaggaagaagatgatctaTTTCTCACTGCACATCAACCTAAGGTAGGGGCAAATAAGTCGAGTAGCTCGCAAGCTGCTTAAAGCTCGACTCGACTCCAAGCTCAACTTGACTCaactattattttttgaattgaaCTCAAGTAGCAAAATACTCGGCTCGAAGGCTCGTGAGCCTAATCGAACATATAttctaataatattatattttatttataatatatattattaatttaatattttaaaatataatattatgttatattttattttaattatattttttaattatgactAAGGCTCGAAGTCGAGCTCGAACATGGGCTCAACTTTGGCACGGCTGAGATTTGAGTTGAGTCAAGTAGATCTCAGGTATTGCATTTTTTTGATCGAGTTGAGTTCGAGCTTGGATATTAAGGTTCGATCAATCTCGAGTCGAGCCTGAATATTTTACATCGCGCTGATCTTAAGCCTTTAGCGACTCAACTCGACTCGGTTTGATTGCACTCCTAGCCTGACCAATCAGCCATTCTATTCCTTTTCCTGCATATATGCGAGACTTTGAAAACCCAGCAGGCCCGTTTCAGCTGTAATATATCAGGCCACAGAGGATTCAAGTGTTTAGAGGCCTACAGCTTTTGAATCCATCGAGCCACACCTGATATGCTTTAAATTTGAAGACTGCTATCCCCGAGACCCTCCCAGGCCCCTGCAAGTTCAACAAACGGAACGGAGCAAAACGGAAGCGTCCCCCAGGGATCGTACAAGTTCTTTGCTCCTCCGTTCGGTATTTCATTTGGAAACTACTTTGGGTTAGGTTGCCTACGCAGCACTGCATCATATAGGCTTTGTTCTTGACTCTATTTAGGCTAGATATTGAGAATATTCATCATCTACTCTTTGAGTGCAGATGCAAGAATGATTTGGGAAGCGTTAAATGACAAAAAGGACTCAAACTTATCCCTTATCAATGGCAGGGACTCAAGGTGAATGGCTTACTGCATAGGATAACAATCAGCTTGCAGGTAAGATGCTGTTTCCTAATATCCTGTGGGGTATTTGGAAATATCAAAACTCCATGATTTTTCCAGCACCATATGGATACAAATCTTGTTGCTGAGATCAAAACTTTGTGAACTGATAGCTGCACTAATCCTACTATTTCAGACAAGTTTTCTTGCGGTAAGTGGATAACTTtggatcctcctcctcctcctccgaatTGGATCAGAATTATTACTGATGAATCATTTGATCCTTATTCAGACCAGGCTGGGGCAGGTCCCTTGGACGACGCGATCTCTGTGTTGCAAGGTGAGCATTCCCCTTGCATGCATCCATGAGCGGCGAGCTAGTCTGCAAATTGATCGACCTTTCTATGTCTGATGGTGTAATGTTGAACTGGTTTTCTTGTAGAGTTTCTCCATTTGATGTATTCAATTGAATATGTatttgatattattattataatattatgttaaattaataatattattatattataataacatTATATaactttattatattttttatattatatatattagttATTATCTTATTCAAgttaaaaatatttcaataaataatttataaattaagaATACAACAAATAAGTAATATCATTATATTCCTCTCCTATTTTGGCCTGAGCTTCCCACCTCCTTTCTCAGCCTCTCCAAATACAAAAGCTGAGCTTTCTTGGAAGCCAAATACTGTAATATAATTTGCAATGCAACTTATTACAATGCAACCTGCGTTGCTGTACAAGGTCTCAGCTGCGTAACCCTCCAAAACGTATAAATATTTCACGGCAAGTTAGCTCGGATGGCTAACGGATGTGGGCATTTTTAGTGCTTGACGAGTCTTTCAGAAATTtttagtgtgtgtgtgtgttaggTGAGATCTATATTTTTTTCGAAGGAGATTCGACTATAGTGATAAAGTGGATTTGGGGTTGAAGTTGTGTTGTTGGCGGAAGGCCGCTGCTCCGCGATATCCATAGACTCTTAGAAAAATGGCTTCTATTGAGTCACACATATTTATAGAGAAGCAAATAATACTGCCGACTGGGTTGCCTCTTTCACGGCTCACCACTCTGGAGGCTTCATATGAAAGAATCATGTTGCTCCTTATTTtttatgctctctctctctctctctttttttttattttgttatgcgCCTCCATCCGCTGTGTGTGTGAGCTGCCGTTGTACCAACTATACATGCCGGTTGACCCGACCACGGTCTGATCCGACCGGAGAGCGGTCCGGTCTACTCCGCTCCGAACCTGAGCAGAAAATAGAGGTGGgcattgggccgggccgcccatggcccggcacgaagcgggtaCAGTAACGGGCCATGCTAGGCACGGCATATAAAAGGGGGCCGGGCTGGATTAAGAATTTCTGGCCCACgagccgagcccggcacggcccataagggcctaggctggcacgattcgtgggccaagcacggcacggcccgcgggccggtccgaaacggcccataagggcctgaaccggcccggcacggctcgtcccccttaaaataaatggaaataaaattttttatttataaattttttttaataaattaataaatgttgggaactaaggatttattaatataaagccaccttaatggtgggaggTTTGGCAtggacccctaccagtttattaatttaaatcaaaatggtacatgaagggaggtttggtctgacctccagaatacaataagaaaggagaaaaaatagagatgactcactttcacaattaaaaaaataaaaatgtacaattataaaaaattaagaaataaaaataaatgatcaaaatcttactaatcatcagtattcactattcagtagtgtttgtatcatcatcatcagaggatgttgtatcatatccacctttatcttgaagtctcgcctcagcatccaaccaatctttgaagcagagaagcatctcaaccgtttcgccagtcatcctacttctcttttcgtcaagaacacgccgacctgtactaaaagcggattccgatgctactgtggacatcggcacagctaaaatatcgcgtgcaattgcagacataacaggatattgatttttaacactcttccaccaagataatacatctagactctctatttgattttcatcatatgcagactgaagatcatttcgtaaataaaattctagttcactacttaaagatgaagaagaagatgaacttgaagcatgtgtgtgttttctctgtgcaatgaatgaaaaaatagatgacgaacgagaactactagaagaagaaatagagctttgtacggagaatctagatccacgaata
This region includes:
- the LOC120106022 gene encoding photosystem II reaction center PSB28 protein, chloroplastic-like, which codes for MAAMHCLALSSSICKFRHHHHSLSALVSLSSVPCRGIRSSFNGMSLQLPPPKRTQNVGSSHLSSPITMMVKPAIQFIQGTNEQTVPDVRLTKSRDGTNGVATFIFEQPSVFDSSGELGDITGFYMIDEEGVLQSVDVNAKFVNGKPATIEAKYIMRNPQEWDRFMRFMERYSQANGLQFIKK
- the LOC103721571 gene encoding subtilisin-like protease SBT1.2 encodes the protein MAPNHHLDLLLSLCFFWCLAPLLHAQNFQTYIVQLYPHDMVGSLFQTKLHWHVSFLEKAVLLEEEDPSSRLLYSYHTALEGFSARLADDEAAALRALPGVVSVRPDHRLELHTTYSYKFLGLNFAPGGAWARSGFGKGTIIGVLDTGVWPESPSFGDRRMPPVPRRWRGACQEGESFNSSNCNRKLIGARFYSKGHRANMPEKPAAASLLEYMSPRDAHGHGTHTASTAAGALVPGAGVLGVGAGEARGMAPGAHIAVYKVCWFNGCYSSDILGGMDDAIRDGVDVLSLSLGGFPIPLFEDSIAIGSFRAMEKGVAVICAAGNNGPVPSSVANEAPWITTVGASTLDRRFPAFVRMGDGQILYGESMYPGNRFLKKGGKQLELVYETGGRNGAELCLKGSLSKSSIGGKMVVCNRGISGRAEKGEAVREAGGAAMVLANTEINQEEDSVDVHVLPATLIGYQESIRLKSYINSTRHPVARLIYGGTRIRRSRAPAVALFSSRGPSLTNPSILKPDIIAPGVNIIAAWPANLGPSALQEDRRRSNFSVLSGTSMACPHVSGIVALVHTMHPSWSPAAVRSAIMTTADIGDHFGKPIMDGKERAGVFSTGAGHVNPTRAVDPGLIYDIKPDDYIAHLCTLGYTWPEIFTITHRNTSCREVLHQNKQFSLNYPSISVTFRQGRTSVMIQRALTNVGAPNSMYSVQVTALQGVRVRVKPKTLTFREINERRSYTVWFQSGRRTVKGTRFTEGHLTWVHSRKSQYKVRSPISVTWA